From a region of the Procambarus clarkii isolate CNS0578487 chromosome 2, FALCON_Pclarkii_2.0, whole genome shotgun sequence genome:
- the LOC138366278 gene encoding uncharacterized protein produces MLHLRDLSHNPRDTMPHLRDLPLNLRDTMPHLRDLPHNPRDTMPHLRDLPHNPRDTKPHLRDLPHNLRDTMPHLRDLPHNLRDTKPHLRDLTHSLRDTMPHLRELLHNPRDTKPHLRDLPHSLRDTKPHLRELLHNPRDTKPHLRDLPHNPRDTKPHLRDLPHNHRDTKPHLQDLPHNPRDLKPHLRDLPHNPRDTKPHLRELPHNPKDSKSHLHF; encoded by the coding sequence ATGCTCCATCTTCGAGACCTGTCTCACAACCCCAGGGATACCATGCCCCATCTTCGAGACCTGCCACTCAATCTCAGGGATACCATGCCCCATCTTCGAGACCTGCCACACAATCCCAGGGATACCATGCCCCATCTTCGAGACCTGCCACACAATCCCAGGGATACGAAGCCCCATCTTCGAGACCTGCCACACAATCTCAGGGATACCATGCCCCATCTTCGAGACCTGCCACACAATCTCAGGGATACCAAGCCCCATCTTCGAGACCTGACACACAGTCTCAGGGATACCATGCCCCATCTTCGAGAACTGCTACACAATCCCAGGGATACCAAGCCCCATCTTCGAGACCTACCTCACAGTCTCAGGGATACCAAGCCCCATCTTCGAGAACTGCTACACAATCCCAGGGATACCAAGCCCCATCTTCGAGACCTGCCACACAATCCCAGGGATACCAAGCCCCATCTTCGAGACCTGCCACACAATCACAGGGATACGAAGCCCCATCTTCAAGATCTGCCACACAATCCGAGAGATTTGAAGCCCCATCTTCGAGACCTGCCACACAATCCCAGGGATACCAAGCCCCATCTTCGAGAACTGCCACACAATCCCAAAGATTCGAAGTCCCATCTTCATTTTTAA
- the LOC123762262 gene encoding uncharacterized protein, translated as MNEMRENAMLKESPMNFMPDIEQTATANESKSPKMTSDGYDASLNSTDRLVTGTEWMKFITKHLKPISNGMKKTEESSKDHDDFPFNVLLGTNMMSKLASRIRPEEDDEKTLTPQISDIEKMARKENSQQEMPRFSQADVLNSNLGENNVFQLFKPIIPARNVNDKEDELKKTVEKKDSWLTAEVDLGPMGILTLEIGDYLSDQMYLDVDINAREQPAANNASNNNSEFDSLISKDTLMDALSVLKGTGQGLSESNLSQGNIDKLRSWLNRVTGHTQAGHTESVLSQDETPNPPFQVHLSFSSPVNKTMLVKLSNILKTNTSGASSPNLVKPLINLNVTSGRVAAKANSSDAAKRSRLTQAYYYYHRLGQQAQSQERNRMGFLSDESLSNQLKQERSPQDDASGVINLWKVIPTLNLNFDNETRNSLYNESSLRSFMKNAISFWNSALRQVDSGDQDRDVTQHRTGHRPPLPPHELTAPPGARENSLGPQVGPLEAYTRPLEAYTRPLEAYARPLEAPVSPLEAYIDPLDKLIKPLEAFINQSRTHVNFLIEKNRLAKAYSNSSKTQPTPAATNTESPIPSIPPQAIYGDNPAARPNASTVNHPRNLRDLAVAYPYHLPPSAPSEDQLLAWMLHGMKADRDLRGDGAQIGRDRGGDQQAVWDRNREQQAIWDRNREQQAIWDRNRNQQGVWDRNREQQTIWDRNRNQQAIWDRNREQQAIWDSNRDQQAAWDRNKEHQVDWDSNRDQQAVWDRSKDQNAAWHRNRDQQAAWDRNMNQQTAWDRNRDHQAAWDRNRDQQTAWDRNRKQEGVLDRNRNDPWDTGRDNNYSRDRNRDNKAALDKNTEQLAILDREMKQQAIWNRNIPHQVILDWTKEQQAIWDRERHRGSVGEGRGDRRADGERRRDFEGKSGRLYAERKQNSHVPPAGGKRLQSGGDSESLKNGRDKEILKNGRDKEILKNGGDREILKSIIEREILKNGGDKRDLDNSGNVADFKNGGKRGNLTNDRSIDLDNYGDKANLKGDRAREGRQEEGDKNDHKDTLDGRDHKSNIDLSNYSIFIDKHEAYQTRKDRAGDLEAGGVHGDQQVYQNSLGDPFVVVEAPDLSRHSSKSP; from the coding sequence ATGAACGAAATGAGAGAGAATGCAATGCTGAAAGAAAGTCCGATGAACTTCATGCCAGACATTGAACAAACAGCTACTGCCAATGAGTCAAAATCACCAAAGATGACTTCTGATGGCTATGATGCCAGCCTGAACTCAACTGATAGACTGGTAACTGGTACAGAATGGATGAAATTTATTACAAAACATTTAAAGCCCATTTCCAATGGCATGAAAAAGACAGAAGAATCGTCCAAAGACCACGATGACTTCCCATTTAATGTCCTATTGGGAACAAATATGATGTCTAAGTTGGCCTCACGAATTCGTCCTGAAGAGGACGACGAGAAAACCTTAACACCACAAATCTCAGACATAGAGAAAATGGCCAGGAAAGAAAATTCTCAACAGGAAATGCCACGATTCTCCCAAGCAGACGTTCTCAACTCCAACTTGGGTGAAAATAACGTCTTTCAACTTTTCAAGCCGATAATTCCAGCCCGAAATGTAAATGACAAGGAGGACGAACTTAAGAAAACTGTGGAGAAGAAAGACTCCTGGCTGACAGCGGAAGTTGATCTCGGACCAATGGGGATCCTCACCTTGGAAATTGGTGATTACCTCAGTGATCAAATGTACTTAGACGTTGACATCAACGCTCGCGAACAACCTGCAGCTAACAACGCCTCCAACAATAATAGCGAATTTGACTCATTGATCAGTAAAGACACGTTAATGGACGCGTTAAGCGTGCTCAAAGGTACTGGGCAAGGGCTCTCAGAATCTAATCTCAGTCAAGGAAATATTGACAAGCTAAGGTCATGGCTGAATAGGGTCACTGGCCACACCCAGGCTGGCCATACAGAGAGTGTTCTTAGCCAGGACGAGACACCCAACCCGCCTTTCCAGGTCCATCTTAGCTTCTCCTCACCAGTCAACAAAACCATGCTGGTCAAACTCTCAAACATCCTCAAGACGAACACCTCCGGCGCCAGCAGCCCCAACCTCGTCAAACCTCTTATAAATCTTAACGTGACGTCCGGGAGAGTAGCGGCGAAGGCCAACTCCTCAGACGCCGCCAAGCGGTCACGTCTAACACAAGCTTACTACTACTATCATCGTCTCGGGCAGCAAGCGCAGTCTCAGGAGCGTAACCGAATGGGTTTCTTAAGTGACGAGAGCCTCAGTAATCAACTTAAACAAGAAAGGTCCCCTCAAGACGATGCAAGTGGAGTAATCAATCTTTGGAAAGTCATCCCGACGCTCAATTTAAACTTTGACAACGAGACCAGGAACTCGCTGTACAACGAGAGTTCACTGCGGAGCTTCATGAAGAATGCCATATCATTCTGGAACTCGGCCTTGAGGCAGGTGGACTCAGGAGACCAGGACCGAGACGTAACCCAGCATCGTACTGGCCACCGCCCACCTCTGCCACCCCATGAACTAACAGCGCCTCCAGGGGCCAGAGAGAATTCCCTTGGACCTCAAGTTGGGCCACTGGAAGCCTACACAAGGCCACTGGAAGCCTACACAAGGCCACTGGAAGCCTACGCAAGACCACTGGAAGCACCCGTGAGCCCACTGGAAGCATACATAGACCCACTGGACAAACTCATAAAGCCCTTAGAAGCATTTATAAATCAATCAAGAACCCACGTCAACTTCCTGATCGAAAAGAATCGACTTGCAAAAGCATACTCCAACTCGTCGAAGACACAACCCACACCCGCTGCAACGAACACCGAGTCACCCATCCCGTCTATACCGCCACAAGCGATCTATGGCGACAATCCAGCGGCTAGACCGAACGCTTCGACGGTAAATCATCCGAGAAACCTCCGTGACTTAGCAGTTGCGTATCCCTACCACCTCCCTCCTTCGGCTCCCAGCGAGGACCAGCTGCTGGCGTGGATGTTGCATGGGATGAAGGCTGATAGAGATCTCAGAGGAGATGGTGCACAGATTGGTAGAGATAGGGGTGGGGATCAGCAGGCTGTCTGGGATAGGAACAGGGAACAGCAGGCTATCTGGGATAGGAACAGGGAACAGCAGGCTATCTGGGATAGGAACAGGAATCAGCAGGGTGTCTGGGATAGGAACAGGGAACAGCAGACAATATGGGATAGGAACAGGAATCAGCAGGCTATCTGGGATAGGAACAGGGAACAGCAGGCTATATGGGATAGTAACAGGGATCAGCAGGCTGCCTGGGATAGGAACAAGGAGCACCAGGTTGACTGGGATAGTAACAGGGATCAACAGGCTGTCTGGGATAGAAGCAAGGATCAGAATGCTGCCTGGCATAGAAACAGGGATCAACAGGCTGCTTGGGATAGAAACATGAATCAACAGACTGCCTGGGATAGAAACAGGGATCATCAGGCTGCCTGGGATAGAAACAGGGATCAACAGACTGCCTGGGATAGGAACAGGAAACAAGAGGGTGTCCTGGATCGAAACAGAAATGATCCTTGGGATACAGGCAGGGATAATAACTATTCCAGAGATAGGAACAGAGATAATAAAGCAGCCTTGGATAAGAACACTGAACAACTGGCTATCTTGGATAGAGAGATGAAACAACAAGCTATCTGGAACAGAAATATACCGCACCAGGTTATCTTGGATTGGACAAAAGAGCAACAGGCTATATGGGATAGGGAAAGACACCGAGGTAGTGTAGGGGAAGGTAGAGGTGATCGCCGAGCTGACGGGGAAAGAAGGCGAGATTTTGAAGGCAAAAGCGGAAGACTTTATGCAGAAAGAAAGCAAAATAGCCATGTCCCCCCTGCAGGCGGGAAGCGTCTTCAAAGCGGTGGAGACAGCGAGAGTCTCAAGAATGGCAGAGATAAGGAGATTCTCAAGAATGGCAGAGATAAGGAGATTCTCAAGAATGGCGGAGATAGGGAGATTCTCAAGTCTATTATAGAGAGGGAGATTCTAAAGAACGGTGGAGATAAAAGAGATCTCGATAATAGCGGAAATGTAGCAGATTTCAAGAATGGTGGAAAACGGGGTAATCTAACGAATGATAGAAGCATAGATCTCGATAATTATGGAGACAAGGCAAACCTCAAGGGTGATAGAGCGAGAGAAGGAAGGCAAGAAGAGGGAGACAAAAATGATCACAAGGACACTCTGGATGGAAGGGACCATAAGAGTAACATAGACCTGAGCAACTACAGTATATTCATAGACAAACACGAGGCTTACCAGACCCGAAAGGACAGAGCAGGAGATCTGGAGGCTGGAGGTGTCCATGGAGACCAACAGGTATACCAGAACTCACTAGGAGACCCatttgttgtggtggaggctcctgATCTATCCCGGCACTCTTCAAAGAGCCCTTAG